One Paenibacillus crassostreae DNA segment encodes these proteins:
- a CDS encoding HPr family phosphocarrier protein: MQKTFKIVDEDGIHARPATGLVNTATKFTTTECYAEANGKKVTLKSILGVLSLGLEQGDTMSLITEGEQEAEALAKLQEVMISEGLGEVHE; the protein is encoded by the coding sequence ATGCAAAAAACATTCAAAATTGTGGACGAAGACGGAATTCATGCACGCCCAGCGACAGGTTTGGTAAATACAGCGACAAAATTTACTACAACGGAATGTTATGCTGAAGCTAATGGTAAAAAAGTCACTTTGAAATCAATTCTAGGTGTTCTTTCATTAGGATTAGAACAAGGTGATACAATGTCACTTATTACAGAAGGTGAGCAAGAAGCAGAAGCTTTGGCTAAGCTTCAAGAAGTGATGATCAGTGAAGGGTTAGGCGAAGTTCATGAATAA